The Mycolicibacterium mageritense genome contains a region encoding:
- a CDS encoding aldo/keto reductase, with translation MTATPTRRLGIDGPEVSAIGLGFMSFRTGAGLDDEKQAKDIVDAAIDLGITLFDTADIYGPEFSETLLGKAIEGRRDALTIATKFGNRLDRDSNPDGRALDGRPEYVRSAIEGSLRRLGVDHVDLYYQHRVDPQVPIEDTVGALKELVEAGKIRHVGLSEPGPQTLRRAHAVHPIAAVQNEWSLFTRDIENDTVPVARELGIGIVPYSPLGRGWLTGRVRTAADVTGVQARHPRFGADVFDRNLALADNVAEIATEIGVKPSQVALAWVLSRGQDVVPIPGTRHVEYLRENIGALDVALTDEHLRRLETIAEQVAGHRSIRPEHLGVEAPVGAAS, from the coding sequence ATGACAGCAACACCAACCCGCCGGCTGGGGATCGACGGCCCCGAGGTTTCGGCAATCGGACTGGGCTTCATGAGCTTTCGTACGGGAGCAGGCCTGGATGACGAGAAGCAGGCCAAGGACATCGTCGATGCCGCGATCGACCTCGGTATCACGCTGTTCGACACCGCCGACATCTACGGCCCGGAGTTCAGCGAGACTCTGCTCGGCAAGGCCATCGAGGGGCGGCGGGACGCCCTGACCATTGCGACCAAGTTCGGTAACCGGCTCGACCGCGACAGCAACCCGGACGGCCGCGCGCTCGACGGGCGCCCGGAATACGTGCGCAGCGCGATCGAGGGTTCCCTTCGGCGCCTGGGCGTCGACCACGTCGACCTGTACTACCAGCACCGGGTCGATCCGCAGGTGCCGATCGAAGATACGGTCGGGGCGTTGAAAGAGCTTGTGGAGGCCGGAAAGATCCGCCATGTCGGGCTGTCCGAGCCTGGTCCGCAAACACTGCGGCGCGCGCACGCGGTACATCCGATCGCGGCGGTCCAGAACGAATGGTCGTTGTTCACCAGGGACATCGAGAACGACACGGTCCCCGTGGCACGCGAGCTCGGCATTGGAATCGTGCCGTATTCACCGTTGGGCCGGGGCTGGCTGACCGGACGCGTGCGGACGGCCGCCGACGTGACCGGTGTGCAGGCCCGGCATCCGCGGTTCGGTGCCGATGTCTTCGACCGCAACCTGGCCCTTGCGGACAACGTGGCCGAGATCGCCACGGAGATCGGCGTCAAGCCCAGCCAGGTGGCGCTGGCCTGGGTGTTGTCCCGGGGTCAGGACGTGGTGCCTATCCCGGGCACACGGCACGTCGAGTACCTGCGGGAGAACATCGGTGCGCTCGATGTGGCGCTCACCGATGAGCACCTGCGGCGGCTCGAGACGATCGCGGAGCAGGTTGCCGGCCACCGGTCGATCCGGCCCGAACACCTTGGTGTCGAAGCTCCGGTCGGGGCGGCGTCGTGA
- a CDS encoding TauD/TfdA dioxygenase family protein, producing MTELTERTDTGLDVVPLAGYIGAEVRGVDLSSELDAGVVEEIRNALHTHKVIFFRDQEIGHAEQIAFARRFGKVTPAHPHEEEPPEGFPEILPIDSRRYERNLGRKRTSYDNSWHTDVTALVNPPAASILRAHLLPPYGGDTAWTNLVAAYENLPKELREFADKLDIKHQFNTRAVEGSQRDRKVREANLVAYHPAVRVHPVTGERALFVSPGFTRGAREIRGYTPSQSEAILKLLWEEATRTEYTVRFRWAPGSVAFWDNRATSHLAIADAGHLDYDRVLYRVTLEGDVPKGVDGRESELVSGEPFYGS from the coding sequence ATGACCGAACTCACCGAACGTACCGACACCGGTCTCGATGTCGTGCCGCTCGCCGGTTACATCGGCGCCGAGGTACGCGGCGTCGACCTGAGCAGTGAGTTGGACGCAGGCGTTGTCGAGGAGATCCGTAACGCGCTGCACACCCACAAGGTGATCTTCTTCCGCGATCAGGAGATCGGTCACGCCGAGCAGATCGCGTTCGCCCGCCGGTTCGGCAAGGTGACGCCGGCCCACCCGCACGAGGAGGAACCGCCGGAGGGGTTTCCCGAGATCCTGCCGATCGACAGCAGGCGCTACGAGCGGAACCTCGGCCGCAAGCGCACGTCCTACGACAACAGCTGGCACACCGACGTCACAGCGCTGGTCAACCCGCCCGCGGCATCGATCCTTCGAGCGCACCTCCTGCCGCCCTACGGCGGGGACACCGCATGGACCAATCTCGTTGCGGCCTACGAGAACCTGCCGAAGGAACTCCGTGAGTTCGCCGACAAGCTCGATATCAAGCATCAGTTCAACACCAGGGCGGTCGAAGGCAGTCAGCGCGACCGCAAGGTGCGCGAGGCGAATCTGGTGGCCTATCACCCCGCGGTCCGGGTGCACCCGGTGACCGGCGAGCGGGCGTTGTTCGTGAGCCCCGGGTTCACCCGGGGTGCCCGCGAGATCCGCGGCTACACACCGTCGCAGAGCGAGGCGATCCTGAAGTTGTTGTGGGAGGAGGCGACGCGCACCGAGTACACCGTCCGATTCCGGTGGGCCCCGGGTAGTGTCGCGTTCTGGGACAACCGGGCGACCTCACACCTGGCCATCGCCGATGCCGGTCACCTCGATTACGACCGGGTGCTCTACCGCGTCACGCTCGAAGGTGACGTGCCCAAGGGCGTCGACGGTCGCGAGTCCGAACTGGTCTCGGGCGAACCCTTCTACGGCTCCTGA
- a CDS encoding NADPH-dependent oxidoreductase: MTVIARYGDAEATLGIHNETLAVQLAHRSVRKFTPEPVTDEQLSAIVAAAQSAATSSNLQPWSVIAVRDRQHKARLAELANRQQFIDEAPLFLVWIADLGRARRIAAQTSAPLDGADYLETAIIGFVDTALAAQNAVVAAESQGLGTVFVGAVRNHPEEVAAELGLPPHTVATFGLAVGHPDPTENAGIKPRLPRDAVLHRERYDAQTADAYIPGYDERLAAYNSRYGLPGNWSQRVLARLAGPQSLSGRHRLREQLERLGLPSR, translated from the coding sequence GTGACGGTCATCGCGCGATACGGCGACGCCGAGGCAACCCTGGGGATCCACAACGAGACTCTCGCCGTGCAGCTTGCGCACCGTTCGGTGCGCAAGTTCACGCCGGAGCCCGTGACCGACGAGCAGCTTTCGGCGATCGTCGCGGCCGCCCAGTCGGCCGCGACGTCGTCGAACCTGCAGCCGTGGAGTGTGATCGCGGTCCGCGATCGGCAACACAAGGCCCGGTTGGCCGAACTGGCGAACAGGCAGCAGTTCATCGACGAGGCACCGTTGTTCCTGGTGTGGATCGCCGATCTGGGCCGGGCCCGGCGCATCGCCGCGCAGACGAGTGCTCCGCTGGACGGTGCGGACTATCTGGAAACCGCCATCATCGGGTTCGTCGACACGGCACTGGCCGCGCAGAACGCTGTGGTCGCGGCTGAATCACAAGGCCTGGGGACTGTTTTCGTAGGGGCTGTCCGCAATCATCCCGAAGAGGTGGCGGCCGAACTGGGCTTGCCGCCGCATACGGTGGCCACGTTCGGGCTGGCGGTGGGACACCCAGATCCGACCGAGAACGCCGGGATCAAGCCGAGGCTGCCGCGGGACGCGGTGCTGCACCGCGAACGCTATGACGCGCAGACCGCCGACGCGTACATTCCGGGGTACGACGAGCGGCTTGCCGCGTACAACTCCCGATATGGCCTGCCGGGCAACTGGAGTCAGCGCGTGCTCGCGAGGCTGGCAGGCCCGCAGTCGCTGTCGGGCCGGCATCGGTTGCGCGAGCAGCTCGAGCGGTTGGGCCTGCCGTCGCGCTGA